A region from the Acyrthosiphon pisum isolate AL4f chromosome A1, pea_aphid_22Mar2018_4r6ur, whole genome shotgun sequence genome encodes:
- the LOC103309867 gene encoding RNA-binding protein 26 has protein sequence MQIKDPERFKTWLTAVLGPICEADPAALAKYIFALLKRDRPINELQKFLQSQLEEFLNNDTEGFTVLLVETLRNESYLIDDPVDVKCEIAVTSSGEKSDTGEKPIIDKPIVRDDEKPRSRSRSLVLSRSPRTKDVKFTRSKRYRRDDHTSDEDEERESYRKYRYHGRSWSPRRSKSPKFKRRFRSPKNRSRSQSGSPVKKPKEDIFAEFKKSEGIEKKTLGRCVDFDEKGYCMKGDLCVYDHGKDPVVLATGNGVLSFQNAGASFTNPLTPTFPVPIVQNVPVPVPVQPYPPAQNQRMYYPSTEGSYWVRGSGDQKFSKQKRELVSVPTGEIQNRFKRKTFKKEENNSNNNKKPKFDYRRLGPKVSSNEVQLKNVPENLNNISSLNNSFMKFGKITNIQTSSENKEATITFSASHEAQKAYQNIETVFGTLPITANWFSDNSTEVKPVEDKITSPPQKPKTLSLDNRITGQTRLTNEKEAEVIKSSLLKKQEEAKKLAQDFSAAITKRKQELLDKQLEQLNKLIEAAPNVKGEQKQMLMSTIIQLKTNIENIQADLASAVKRPIISQSNVKVKNSLPPKTPTKEDKLLEAKQEALKNLLLTDLDLFIKQQQGHSDEKEILDLKKNVIILRNKLKSLGITPASGAAKTAYQMKEKLAIANKLLEAKNKVRETKTTSISVDHRPTQLLVSGYEVDDEDQVVTHFLQFGNIIEYISDTIIPALVIKYEIRKDAETAQIKGKLFQDRRLSVTWYNSQHDFVDTSNTKAGPCMGARLEDNSSAKHFEDKE, from the coding sequence ATGCAAATCAAGGATCCAGAACGTTTCAAAACCTGGCTGACAGCCGTCCTGGGACCAATATGCGAAGCTGATCCCGCAGCACTGGCCAAATATATATTTGCATTATTGAAACGTGATCGGCCGATAAATGAACTTCAGAAGTTTCTTCAGTCACAACTAGAAGAGTTCTTGAATAACGACACTGAAGGATTTACTGTTTTACTAGTTGAAACGTTGCGAAACGAGTCTTACTTGATCGATGATCCGGTCGATGTTAAATGTGAAATTGCGGTCACTTCGTCCGGAGAAAAATCTGATACAGGTGAGAAGCCGATTATTGACAAACCTATTGTTAGGGATGATGAAAAACCTAGGTCTAGATCACGTTCCCTTGTGTTATCGAGATCACCGAGGACTAAAGATGTCAAGTTCACCAGATCTAAACGGTATCGTAGGGATGATCATACCAGTGATGAAGACGAAGAAAGAGAATCATATCGTAAGTATCGTTACCACGGTCGGTCGTGGTCACCAAGACGATCAAAATCTCCAAAATTCAAACGCAGGTTTAGGTCTCCAAAAAACCGGTCCCGGTCTCAGTCTGGATCACCTGTTAAAAAACCCAAAGAAGATATATTCGCTGAATTCAAAAAATCTGAAGGTATTGAAAAGAAGACATTGGGTCGATGTGttgattttgatgaaaaagGGTACTGTATGAAAGGCGATTTATGTGTTTATGATCATGGAAAAGATCCAGTAGTCTTGGCTACGGGTAATGGTGTCTTAAGTTTCCAAAATGCTGGGGCATCTTTTACAAACCCATTGACTCCCACATTTCCAGTACCTATTGTTCAAAATGTACCAGTGCCTGTACCAGTACAACCTTATCCGCCAGCCCAAAATCAGCGAATGTACTATCCTAGTACAGAAGGATCTTATTGGGTTCGAGGAAGTGGGGATCAAAAGTTTTCCAAACAAAAACGTGAATTAGTTAGTGTACCTACTGGTGAAATCCAAAATCGTTTTAAAAGAAAGACCtttaaaaaagaagaaaataattccaataacaataaaaagccAAAGTTTGACTATAGACGTTTAGGTCCTAAAGTATCCTCCAATGAAGTACAATTGAAAAATGTtccagaaaatttaaataatataagtagcttgaataatagttttatgaaGTTTGGAAAAATCACCAACATTCAAACAAGTAGTGAAAATAAAGAAGCCACAATTACATTTTCTGCTTCTCATGAAGCACAAAAAGCGTATCAAAATATAGAAACTGTTTTTGGTACTTTACCAATTACAGCTAATTGGTTTTCTGATAATTCAACAGAAGTAAAGCCTGTTGAAGACAAAATTACTTCACCACCACAAAAACCTAAAACTCTATCTTTAGATAATAGAATTACTGGTCAAACAAGATTAACAAATGAAAAAGAAGCTGAAGTCATCAAATCATCATTGCTTAAAAAACAAGAAGAAGCTAAAAAACTAGCTCAAGATTTTTCTGCTGCCATCACCAAGCGTAAACAAGAACTGTTGGACAAACAGCTagaacaattaaataaactaatagaaGCTGCCCCTAATGTTAAAGGCGAacaaaaacaaatgttaatGTCTACTATCATTcaacttaaaactaatattgaaaatattcaagCTGACCTAGCGTCTGCAGTAAAAAGACCAATTATATCTCAATCTAATGTCAAAGTTAAAAATAGCCTACCACCAAAAACACCTACTAAAGAGGATAAATTATTGGAAGCCAAACAAGAAGCGTTGAAGAACTTGTTGTTAACTGACTTAGATTTATTCATTAAACAACAACAAGGACATAGCGATGAAAAAGAAATACTAGATTTgaagaaaaatgttattattttgagaaataaattaaaaagtctaGGAATTACACCGGCATCTGGGGCTGCTAAAACTGCTTATCAAATGAAAGAAAAATTGGCTATTGCAAACAAATTACTGGAAGCTAAAAATAAAGTCCGTGAAACAAAAACTACCAGCATCTCAGTTGACCATCGACCAACTCAATTATTAGTGTCTGGGTATGAAGTAGATGATGAAGATCAAGttgttacacattttttacagtttggtaatattattgaatatatatctGATACTATAATTCCTgcattagtaataaaatatgaaataagaaaAGACGCAGAAACCGCACAGATCAAGGGTAAGCTCTTTCAAGACAGAAGGTTATCAGTAACGTGGTACAATTCACAACATGACTTCGTTGATACTTCCAATACAAAAGCCGGACCATGCATGGGCGCCCGATTGGAAGATAATTCCTCTGCCAAACATTTTGAAGACAaggagtaa